One genomic region from Anopheles bellator chromosome 2, idAnoBellAS_SP24_06.2, whole genome shotgun sequence encodes:
- the LOC131207493 gene encoding uncharacterized protein LOC131207493, whose product MANRCPGSPAAPPAPAAPPPSSASSSSSVASPAETPTAPRSWSGAGTPDGAARGRSGLARPNQSTASSRAEPSGGGVVCGLIGKFECTQPSDGADVKVTVNGGRRLIASGTSPGIGGDVPRGCADKTPAAMGGSARSSVAGSSGGGAGVGADRAGGVVTVSNEGKELANVAGFAGQRQRKTVVYSRLCLDGAMLEALCPSEEAEEADRGHPGPPEVIRFPCVERLIALYASIIREKEAEMQRFMSSIVRDGDKRRLDKGVSSSPSPSPLSSSARSEKQVGDIRTATARQPAPVTLGTPPYTVRPLESHREVDGQLAARSVTLPPGEELGARSKESPSPASDEGWRSTQPSPYGSSDEEERPRPGETSDTGGGCDEEEHPESMKHRDKVTRSASSDSALGLDEELSQQEQQQMMATVGKVRRLTLGVSDIPLRAALLPVPEPSLLPTTTDSLVTQTGGTTADHSSCPTVVRSKMILEAQLIELPVLPVDSGSTDQQQQQQQQLGCPPSTSASRRESAQSYISDTGEGVRYVRTPSVVVSDYSDDTICGITLEEIEYFRRHRLRRRSADCESDLSAASSCSNLNYCGSSISALEGCEYQSGLRTPERKVSDCSTCSTVSCDEDEGYSVVRAKLANLCPPTTTTTTTSQGTKVPSVAAPEAAPTDREPDVRICSKQSKVSPAPESCSVQRPA is encoded by the coding sequence ATGGCCAACAGGTGCCCAggatcaccagcagcacccccagcacccgcagcaccaccaccatcgtcagcgtcatcgtcatcgtctgtTGCATCGCCGGCAGAGACACCGACTGCACCTCGGTCGTGGTCGGGGGCAGGCACACCGGACGGGGCGGCGCGGGGTCGCAGCGGCCTCGCAAGGCCAAATCAGTCGACGGcttcgagccgagccgaaccgagtggcggcggtgtggtTTGTGGCTTGATAGGAAAGTTTGAGTGCACCCAGCCCTCCGACGGTGCTGACGTCAAAGTGACAGtgaacggtggccgccgccttATCGCGAGCGGAACGAGCCCGGGTATCGGAGGCGACGTGCCCCGCGGCTGTGCCGATAAGACGCCCGCCGCCATGGGTGGTAGTGCGCGCAGTAGTGTGGCGGGaagtagtggtggtggtgcgggtgtGGGCGCGGATCGTGCGGGTGGTGTCGTGACGGTGAGCAACGAAGGGAAGGAGCTGGCAAACGTGGCCGGGTTTGCGGGGCAGCGGCAGCGCAAGACGGTCGTCTACAGTCGGCTGTGTTTGGATGGCGCAATGCTCGAGGCGCTCTGTCCGTCGGAAGAGGCGGAGGAGGCGGACCGGGGgcacccggggccaccggaagtgattCGATTTCCGTGCGTCGAGCGACTGATCGCACTGTACGCGAGTATCATCCGCGAGAAGGAGGCTGAAATGCAAAGATTTATGAGCAGTATTGTGAGGGACGGCGATAAACGTCGATTAGATAAGGGCGTGTCGTCTTCGCCGTCACCATCgccattgtcgtcgtcggcgagaagcgagaagcaAGTTGGAGACATACGCACGGCAACGGCTCGGCAACCTGCGCCAGTGACACTCGGAACGCCGCCTTACACGGTGCGGCCGCTGGAAAGCCACAGAGAAGTTGACGGCCAGCTTGCCGCTCGCAGCGTGACGCTACCTCCTGGCGAAGAGCTGGGTGCGCGCAGTAAAGAGAGCCCCAGTCCGGCGTCGGATGAAGGTTGGCGCAGTACGCAGCCAAGTCCGTACGGTTCCAGCGACGAAGAGGAGcgtccccggcccggtgagACCAGCGACACAGGTGGGGGCTGCGACGAGGAGGAGCATCCCGAGAGTATGAAGCACCGCGACAAGGTGACCCGGTCGGCCAGCTCCGACTCGGCGCTCGGGCTGGACGAGGAGCTCAGCcagcaggagcaacagcagatgatggccaccgtcggcaagGTGCGCCGCCTGACGCTGGGCGTATCGGATATTCCGCTACGCGCGGCTCTACTTCCGGTGCCCGAACCGAGCCTGCTGCCGACGACCACCGACAGTCTGGTGACGCAGACCGGTGGCACCACCGCGGATCACTCGTCGTGCCCGACCGTCGTGCGCAGCAAGATGATCCTGGAGGCACAGCTCATCGAGCTTCCGGTTCTGCCGGTGGACAGTGGCAGCacggaccagcagcagcagcagcagcagcaactcggCTGCCCGCCCAGTACCTCGGCATCGCGCCGGGAGTCCGCCCAAAGCTACATCAGTGATACCGGGGAGGGCGTCCGCTACGTCCGCACACCGTCGGTCGTCGTGTCCGATTACTCGGACGACACGATCTGCGGCATCACGCTCGAGGAGATCGAGTACTTCCGGCGCCACCGGCTGCGCCGGCGGTCGGCCGACTGCGAGTCGGACCTGAGCGCTGCGTCGTCCTGCAGCAACCTCAACTACTGCGGCTCGTCCATCAGTGCGCTCGAGGGCTGCGAGTACCAGAGCGGGCTGCGGACACCGGAGCGCAAGGTGTCCGACTGTTCCACCTGCTCCACCGTCAGCTGTGATGAGGACGAGGGTTACTCCGTCGTCCGTGCCAAACTCGCCAACCTCtgcccaccgacgacgacgacgacgacgacgtcccaAGGTACCAAGGTGCCCTCGGTTGCAGCGCCGGAAGCcgccccgaccgaccgtgaGCCGGACGTTCGGATCTGCAGCAAACAGTCCAAGGTTAGTCCTGCACCCGAGTCCTGCTCCGTGCAGAGGCCCGCCTAA